In Coffea arabica cultivar ET-39 chromosome 9e, Coffea Arabica ET-39 HiFi, whole genome shotgun sequence, the genomic window tgattttatatgttaggaactaaaaaagtgtttttggtaaatgttagggaccaatttggcaaattttcctagtaaatatgtagaaaattcaCTACTAAAATTAAATGTATAAACAAATAATTATTTAGTAGTAATTCATAACCATAATTGATAATTATTAACAAAAGTTAAGGTTTACTAAATAagttacaaaaaatataaaataagaagaaataCATATGACCGACACAAAAAAGTTTACACCAATCCATCTGTCGCGCTTTATACATATACATAGTATAGATATTATTGTATCGTGCAATTGATATTTGATAACCTGTGATTAAAGAAGCCCGGACTTTTATGGCTAGTGTTGTCCATTTTCAAGTGGAACTCGCGCTAGTGACAAAAGGCTCATTAGCAGCTTTCTTGCAGTTTCTTCAATAAATTTCAGCATTTTCTCTACAGCTTGTGGTTGGTTTGCCAGCCTACGAAATTCTCTTTCTGCATTGAAGTTCAAAACGTTCAAGAAATCTAACGCCTCGATCGATCAAAGAAACAGCACAGGTTTAATCTTTTGTCTCAGACCAAGTATATGTTCCAAGTCACAACATTGAAAATGACTAATTGCCATAGAAACGTTCATCTGTCTGCCTTGGTAATCTTGTGTACATgttaaacaaaacaaagaaataTGTTTCATGCATGGAAAGAGAACTGTGAATTGATGTATgttctttctttctgttttctcATATTGATACtcatccctttttcttttgtttgatgtCGATAAATTCCTGGGCTGTACATCGGCCAGGGTCTGAGACTGAGAGGAATTATCTGtaatattaaatcaaatataagATGAGATACTCTCGGCCTTTTGAGTTCTTTGGACCAAAATATACATTCCTCATCCGCAGCCAAGTGAACTAAATCTATAATACAAAGAATTCCTTAAAGAAATAGCGGATTGATTTGCACATATAAACGCTGGACATTGATCCAAGCCTGCTGCTCACTTTTCTTTGGCATTAGTCTTGGACTTCACAGCATCAGGAACAAAGTAAGACCAGTGAAGTGGTAGAACTGTGCATGCTGCCTGTATAAGAAGGGCCACTGGGAGGCCTGAGAAGTCGTTACCCGTGACGCTGAAGTAGGAAGCAAGCGCAACACCAAAGTATCCGCTCACTATCAGGGCAAGGGCAATGGATGACATGAGAAATGCCATGACAGATCCTTCACATCCTGCTGGGCAGAGTTGAGCCATTAATACTGAGAAAGGAAGAATTTTCATAAAGAACAAAACCTCAAGAACTCCTGAGAAAACCACCACATATAGAGAGTCTGGAAATCCCATTGCTCTGTATACGCCCTTCACAAATAAAATGTCCGATAGCATGAAAACGGCCAGGGTAACCTGAATGGATGAGATTACTTTTCTCGGGGGCGCCAACTTGAGGTATTTCTCATAGATGACACCCCAGAGAAGCATAGCTGCCTGACCCACTACCTTAGATATCCCCAAGACAGATGATTCAATCTTTAAATGTTCTGTTTGATAGTAAAACATAGTGCCTATCAATGAAGGAACTATAGCATAAGTTGCTGCAAACCAACCTATTGAGTAAAAGATCTCGGGTTTCCTCAGTGCAGCCAGGAGTTCTGAAAGTTGGTTTTTTATCCCCAAACTGGATGAAGTCTTTGGGAGGTTTAGAAAGCTTTCATGAATGAAAGCAGTTATGAGAAACTGGATTGTGAGGATAATGCCAAACATCCAGAATATTACTTGAGGAGAAAAATGTTCAATAGCAACACCACCTAGGAGGTTTCCTGCAACTCCACCAATGGCAGAGGCCATCCAGACAAATGACTGAAGCTTGCCAGAGGAAGAAGGTTTTGAGTTCTTCGATGAAGCAGGCTGTTTACTAGTCTCTGCAACAATTGCATCATTTGCAACCTCCACTATTGAAGCACCAAAGTTGCCAAGGAGGAGAAGAAACGTGACCATGAAGAATGAGATACTTGTTCTGGAAAGAAATGCTATAGCAAGCCAAGAAATTGATTGTAGAATAGCTGCAAAGGTAAACATTTAGTCAGCACACAGAAGACAGATGTTTAAGTCCAGAAAACAGACATCAACAAATAATGTCTTTCTTAGAAGACTCCTACTTTCTTATTTCAAGACATTGAAATGCAATAGTAAAAGGGAAAAGCACTCAGTTAAACCTagattctggaaaattgttcttACTGTCAATAATCACTTTTAAGGTTCCAATCCTAAAGCTGTGGATTTGTCAATGGATTAAATTTCAGTTCCATTCAAGCATTTAGACAGAAATGAGGGCAATAAAAACTTTAAACTAATTAGGCAAAGAAGAATAAGGGCCTCCAACTCCTCATTCCTGTCttcttgagaaatgaaatatacatatatatatatcctatcTTGGCAGAGAAACTAACTAATGATGCCAAAGGTTCGACAACATTTGCTACTtccctttttccccttttctttcctcACATCAGTCACCTCCTATCTGCAGGCAATGCGCCTGGTATCACACTTATTTGATATGGTTTGAGAAGATGAGTGGACACTATGTATTGAAAAACAGCAAGGAAGAGATTGATCAACTGATAGTGGAGTCATGAATTTCACAGTTCAGACACTCTACAGCCACATCAATTACTCTGAAATCTTGTAATACAATTTATTCTGGGCTGGTTATTCCTCATAAAAAGGTTAAGTAGACTCTTGAGTTTTAGACATCAGAATTGCATATGTCAAACTATATTTGTACATCGATATCTACCCACTGTTCAACAATTAAACGGGCTCTGCAATTGGAGCTACATATTAAAGAGCACCCAGTACTTAGAGATCAAATACACTGGCTATTAAGAGGTCAAAACTGAAACTAATAATGCTAAATAAAACCAGTATCTTCCTTACTTCACTTTCCAACTTGACATTCATCATTTAAATAGGCCAAATATTTTCAGAAGTCATTGCAACAAGCCAAAGGATAACCAAAGTGAGaggaggaaacaaaaaaaaaaagaagcccaAGCATTATGATGCTGGCCAAAGATATAATAAGAATCAGAGATGATTACAAAAAGGGGTTGGCCATCATAGACACATAAGCAGTAAGTCCCGAGGAACTGATTCACAGACAGGTCTACTTTTAGGCCATCTTTTAGTAAAAATTTCACTGCCAGCCACAGACAAAACTGAATACCCTGAAGCCAAAGCCCTATTCCTAACCTCGTAGTACTAGTAGTAGCAACAAATTGTTAACCAGGAACAGCGCTATTAGGACTGCTATGTGTACTACCATTTCTACTGCCTTTGTCCTCCTTCCTCCAACTCCTTCCTCATCATTGACAATTGAAGAACCCATTTTTCCGGCtcatttctttcttccaacTACAATTCAATAGGGCAGTCACTATTTATCAGGCTTAAATAAGAAGCACAGTCTCGGATATGGTATCAACTGGTAGTGACTCCAGAAGCCTGGGATCTGTTCCACATAACTTCTTTCTAATGCTGGGGAACAAGGTAGGCAAGATTTCAATGATTGGGAGCCATAAAAACTGGTACTTTCACTCATGACCTTTTGAGCTAATTGTAGTACCATAAAAAGGTAGGCAAGATTTCAATGATTGGGAGCCATAAAAACTGGTACTCTCACTCATGACCTTTTGAGCTAATTGTAGTACCAAAATGAATTGCAGCACTTCGATTGCTATTACAGGAAGCCATCCATGGATCTAAAGGCAAGCtctgaatagtttatcactaaAACGTTGGCACATTGTTACATCAGATCTCCACCCAAAAGTCCCACATTGCCTAGAAGTATACAATCCGGCccccaaatttttgtttttttggaaagagggggggggggggtcaaAGAAACAACCCCCATGGCGAAGTTACCCTTGCATTATACACTTTCTATATGTATACAAGTACAGATACagataaacaaatatatttgtaTATCTCTTTTACTACTTTACAATATGTTACTGATCTCATTTCTACTTGAACATTAATCCATCAGCCAGGGCTGCAGATTCTAGATTCAACAGGATTGGGTTTTGCTAGATGATCGAAAAGTTGAGGCCCATTTACAGCCTGAAGGGAAACTTACTAGAAAAAGCTAATTTGATGAAAGGAAAGATATAAATTCGATCAGTCCAATTGTATTTTACTCGGGACAAATCATTTGAATATAAAAAAACATTCAGAGCATAGAATTCTTTACAACTCGGTCTTTCTAATTAGCATTCATCCACATATGTTAAACAAgttagaataaaataaaacaccAATGCGCATAAAAGtaacataaaaaaattaaacaaaaaataatctAAGAAAATGTAATACCTCCAATAGCAATATAGGGAGTTCGACGCTGGCCAAAGATATAATATGAATCAGAGATGATACCATAAAGGGGCTTGGCCACCATTGGCAAGGTAGCAGAATTCTGAAGAATCTGCGAAGTAGCAGGGTCTACTCTCAGCCCATCTTTCAGGAAAAAATTCACCCCAAGCCATGGTAAACACCTCAATCCCTGCACCCAAAATCCGATTCCCAATAACAATTTCCTCATTTTCTCACTCCCATTACTACCACTCCTGCTAGTAGTAGTACTCTGTGCACCAGCACTTGTACCATTAGTAGAACTATAATTACTGCCTCTGCTGCTCCTCCTCCTTCCTCCTCTCTCTTCGTTAATCTCAATTAAAGAAACCATTTTTTCTGTTTATTCTCCTCCTCCAAAATACTTGGTACTCCTATAACATTAATGCCTAGCAACAGTGGTGATTAAGGACATggattggtttgaaaaattgaataaaaatcTGATCTTTCTTGAACTTTTATTGGACCCAAACTATGGTGCGTATGGGAAATCTGGGATCCGTAACGGCAAAGAAGGCAGGTGTATATTCccaatataaatacaaaaatggCAGGTGGTGGGGTTGGGAGGAATTCCTGGCGCTCGAAGCAAAGAAGGCTACATTGAGTAAGAAAAAACTGGTCCCTTCTCGGTTGTCGGCTAGTTGCTACAATGATGGACTGGTGGCAGCCAAGTATTATAGCACCAATGTAGAAAAGTGTTGATTGATCGATCCAAGGTGAGATAAgcttttttaccaaaaaatgTTTGTGGACAGAAACGTGGCGCTCTTTAGTCATAGGACGgaacttttaagttttaacctACGCTTCTGTCCACCCAAGGAGGTTCGTTACCTGCTCCACGAGCGTTTGTGACGGAGAATGGTAGGCTTTCTTACTCCAGCCCAGGCACAAATTCCTGCTGGCGGGCTTACCTTTGTAATATGGTGAGTTGTGCTTGAGGGTAGGGTGGCAATCTTTCGGGTTCTAATCCTATGGGTCGACTGGAACTAATATTAGTAGTTAGACACGTCATAAGACTCGGCCCATTTATAGAGCGAGCCACTAGTGACGAAGATCAAAAACAACGTGGAAGTAAGGGTGCAAACGAATCAAAGTTAACCAAGCACGTTACGAACTTGTATCGTCAAAACTCAAGTTCCAATCACGTAAACTGagtttgagctcgagttcgagtttaatATGTGAAGTTTAAATGTTCGTTAAACTCAATCGAGGTtcacatatatatgttttttaaatttttttattctttagtATAAAATGTCTATTTTGtcctttatttaaaattatataaaatataaatttatatttcttCAATTCGATTAGACTCGATTAAGGTCGATTGAACTCGAATTAAGTTCAATTGAATTCAATGAGTATGAGCTCGAGGTTGAACTTGAGTAATGCAAAACAAAATGTAACTCGAGTTCGGCAAGTTTGaatttgagattttttaaaaattcaagtAATGCAAAACAAAATGTAACTCGAGTTCGGCAAGTTTGaatttgagattttttaaaaattcaagtAGTGCACTATTCAACTCGATTGCACCCTTAGGTGAAACTATCCCCAACATTAGTCAAGTAACTTTGAGGCTCTTGATTTGACTTAGGCACTGTTTAATAATTCCATTcgacatttaaatttaatatattcaaattttaatatgttcagatgcatttgataattaaaaattaaacatttgaattaattaaatagcATTGAATTTTCTACACGAAATTTGctttaaaaaataagtgataagttattcacttatcacatAATGTGATATACAATCAAATAACTATTATTGAATACCAATGAGCCTAAATAAGTCGAACTAATAAACAGTTCGATTCATTTAACAGCTCTAAACTAAACAATATAAGGAAATGTAGGTAAggttaaataaaaaaagttaTATAAATGCAATGGGGATAATTATTATAGTATGTGTATATACATGATAAGTTAGATGAATTTTAAATACCGAGTGCCAGTGGGCAccaattagaaaaatcatatatatatattaatgatTTTGTCTAACGAGTACTTAATATTTTGGAAATATAATTAAATAGAGAAACTTTATAAATGCAATATAAGATGATAGTTGTTAATGCATATATTTATACGGTGAGTTAAGAGTGATTTAGATACTTTGACAAGTGCTCGTTATGTACCATTAGAAGAATCCATTTTTAATTTTGAGATGGATCGAATACATTTTATTTTATAGAATCTCAGGCACTCCTTATAAATGTTTACTCTTATACTCACGTTTTCATTTTTGCTAATAATTTTAGATGGGTTGAATACATTTTCAATCGCTTCATTCCCTAACTTCTATTTTCCTAATAATTAAAtgttaattttcttttgattaggTTTGTTTGGTTAATGTATTACCAAAAATTTGTTTACTTACATTAGCAACAtatttttcaaccatttttttACTTCATACATATCACATTaaaaaaagtgttatagtatttttttcaaaaaaaacatCCCAAATAATCTACCATCCAAACACACATTTATGTTTTACATTAATGATAGATTCTTTGTTTACAAAATAGAGGAAAGGTAAAACCTTTAcacca contains:
- the LOC113708673 gene encoding probable folate-biopterin transporter 7, which translates into the protein MVSLIEINEERGGRRRSSRGSNYSSTNGTSAGAQSTTTSRSGSNGSEKMRKLLLGIGFWVQGLRCLPWLGVNFFLKDGLRVDPATSQILQNSATLPMVAKPLYGIISDSYYIFGQRRTPYIAIGAILQSISWLAIAFLSRTSISFFMVTFLLLLGNFGASIVEVANDAIVAETSKQPASSKNSKPSSSGKLQSFVWMASAIGGVAGNLLGGVAIEHFSPQVIFWMFGIILTIQFLITAFIHESFLNLPKTSSSLGIKNQLSELLAALRKPEIFYSIGWFAATYAIVPSLIGTMFYYQTEHLKIESSVLGISKVVGQAAMLLWGVIYEKYLKLAPPRKVISSIQVTLAVFMLSDILFVKGVYRAMGFPDSLYVVVFSGVLEVLFFMKILPFSVLMAQLCPAGCEGSVMAFLMSSIALALIVSGYFGVALASYFSVTGNDFSGLPVALLIQAACTVLPLHWSYFVPDAVKSKTNAKEK